The Neobacillus sp. OS1-2 genome includes a window with the following:
- the map gene encoding type I methionyl aminopeptidase encodes MIILKSQREIEAMKKAGDILAACHKEIAKLIKPGVTTWEIEEFVNKFLNEKGATPEQKGYKGYEYATCASINDEVCHGFPRKEPLKEGDIVTIDMVVRYNGALADSAWSYAVGQVSEETDHLLQVTKEALYKGIEQAVAGNRIGDIGHAIQTYVESQGLSVVRDFIGHGIGAVIHEKPDVPHYGLPGKGARIKEGMVFTIEPMVNIGRYQTKMDNNGWTARTFDGKYSAQYEHTLAITKDGPIILTEQK; translated from the coding sequence ATGATCATTCTTAAATCACAACGTGAAATTGAAGCAATGAAAAAGGCCGGAGATATTCTTGCAGCCTGTCATAAAGAAATAGCAAAATTAATTAAACCAGGTGTCACAACTTGGGAAATAGAGGAGTTTGTTAATAAATTTCTAAACGAAAAAGGAGCGACACCGGAACAAAAGGGATATAAAGGCTATGAATATGCAACATGTGCCAGTATCAATGACGAAGTATGTCATGGCTTTCCAAGAAAAGAACCCTTAAAAGAAGGGGACATTGTCACAATTGATATGGTGGTTAGGTACAATGGGGCCTTGGCCGATTCGGCATGGTCTTATGCAGTTGGCCAGGTTTCGGAGGAAACAGATCATTTATTACAAGTAACAAAGGAAGCCTTGTATAAGGGGATTGAACAGGCCGTGGCAGGCAATCGAATTGGGGACATTGGCCACGCCATTCAAACCTACGTTGAAAGCCAAGGGTTGTCTGTTGTTCGGGATTTCATTGGGCATGGGATTGGTGCGGTGATTCATGAGAAACCAGATGTACCGCATTATGGCTTGCCCGGTAAAGGCGCGCGAATTAAAGAAGGCATGGTTTTTACCATCGAGCCAATGGTGAATATCGGTAGATACCAAACAAAGATGGATAACAATGGATGGACAGCAAGAACCTTTGATGGAAAATATTCTGCTCAATACGAGCACACACTTGCGATTACCAAGGATGGCCCCATCATCCTAACTGAACAGAAATAA
- a CDS encoding DUF1128 domain-containing protein, whose protein sequence is MNLSVRSVENVEYMIEQIKDKLRVLNLGAIKPSHFDEEMYEELKEIYDMVMKKNSFSPNEMQALVEELGNLRKK, encoded by the coding sequence ATGAATTTATCAGTAAGATCTGTTGAAAATGTCGAATATATGATTGAACAAATTAAGGATAAATTAAGAGTGCTAAACCTTGGAGCCATCAAGCCATCACACTTTGACGAAGAAATGTATGAAGAATTAAAAGAAATTTACGATATGGTCATGAAAAAGAATTCATTTAGTCCCAATGAAATGCAGGCCTTAGTCGAAGAGCTTGGAAATCTTAGAAAGAAATAA
- a CDS encoding YtxH domain-containing protein, with translation MTRKNQFWKGMLLGALAGGAISLFDKPTREAMKENLSKTSNKVAYIVRNPGEIADKVKGTANKIKTTFEQVSEDISYITDKVEEIKELTPQVTEMMKETKDTFTGSEEADLLEEVRGEGVKIK, from the coding sequence ATGACGAGAAAAAATCAATTTTGGAAGGGTATGCTGCTTGGAGCCCTTGCGGGTGGGGCTATCAGTTTATTTGACAAACCAACACGAGAGGCGATGAAGGAAAACCTTTCAAAAACCTCAAACAAAGTGGCCTATATTGTCCGAAATCCGGGAGAAATAGCTGACAAAGTAAAGGGTACGGCGAATAAAATCAAAACAACCTTTGAACAGGTGAGCGAAGACATTTCCTATATTACAGATAAGGTGGAGGAGATAAAGGAGCTTACACCACAGGTAACAGAAATGATGAAAGAAACAAAGGATACATTCACTGGCAGTGAAGAAGCAGACCTACTAGAAGAAGTTAGAGGAGAAGGAGTAAAGATCAAATAA
- a CDS encoding YihY/virulence factor BrkB family protein, which yields MGKEVNVRSSLIRLLWHRIEEDDLPGLSAQLAYFFLLSLFPLLIVIFTLLPYFPIPHQDMLGMIKDFAPAEAIELIEKNVNEIMTHRNGGLLSFGIIGTIWSASNGINAVVRAFNKAYNVKESRSYIVSRGMAIVLTFAMIFVFLLAIVLPIFGREIGLFLFSKLGYTSEFIKIWSTLSWLVSAIILFLIFTGLYWIAPNVRLRCRSAFPGAIFATLGWILSSIGLSFYVGNFSNYSLTYGSIGTIIILMIWLYISAFIIIIGGEINAFYSEKNRSNC from the coding sequence ATGGGCAAAGAGGTGAATGTACGTTCCTCATTGATAAGGTTACTTTGGCACCGGATTGAAGAAGATGACCTGCCAGGGTTAAGCGCACAATTGGCCTACTTTTTTCTTCTTTCCTTGTTTCCACTCTTAATTGTCATCTTTACGCTTTTACCATACTTCCCGATTCCCCATCAAGACATGCTGGGGATGATCAAGGATTTTGCACCGGCGGAAGCGATAGAGTTAATTGAAAAGAATGTCAATGAAATCATGACACATCGGAATGGCGGGTTGCTTTCCTTCGGGATAATCGGGACGATTTGGTCAGCCTCTAATGGAATAAATGCCGTTGTGAGGGCTTTTAATAAGGCTTACAATGTAAAGGAAAGCCGTTCATACATCGTCTCACGTGGAATGGCGATCGTACTAACCTTTGCGATGATCTTTGTCTTTCTTCTGGCCATTGTTCTACCAATATTCGGCAGGGAAATTGGGCTTTTCTTATTTTCAAAATTAGGATACACATCAGAATTTATTAAGATCTGGAGTACATTAAGCTGGCTCGTGAGTGCCATTATTTTATTTCTGATTTTTACAGGATTGTATTGGATTGCCCCCAATGTGCGACTGCGCTGTCGGAGTGCTTTTCCTGGAGCTATATTTGCCACTCTTGGATGGATTCTTTCGTCCATCGGCTTATCCTTTTATGTGGGTAATTTTAGTAACTATTCACTTACCTATGGCAGTATTGGAACCATTATTATTTTAATGATTTGGTTATATATTTCTGCGTTCATTATTATTATTGGTGGCGAAATTAATGCCTTCTATAGTGAAAAGAATCGGTCAAATTGCTAA
- a CDS encoding heavy metal translocating P-type ATPase — protein sequence MSSEAKTLAKGIQKTGMIEKMKPHLELIAAGLSGVLILVGWLFDKYGSGADSIVAYLLAFVIGGFAKAKEGIEATYENKELNVEMLMIFAAVGSAIIGYWTEGAILIFIFAVSGAMETYTMNKSHKEISSLMELQPEEALLITNGYEKKVPVSELMVGDQILIKPGERVPSDGMIIKGQTNIDEAAITGESMPVSKGEEADVFAGTVNMTGSISVRVTKSSQDTLFQKIIQLVQSAQSEKSPSQLFIERFEGTYVKVVLLVVISMFFLPHFFLGWSWQESFYRAMILLVVASPCALVASIMPATLSAISNGAKHGILVKGGVHLENLSHLEAIAFDKTGTLTKGKPEVTEIIVKEGLEKEKLIWKAASIESHSNHPLAQAIVHYAKKNIKKELFHPDTLEDIPGWGVKAEVNGEQWKIGKAAFVGKENVDRFADGKAKDLASLGNTLVFIEIDGELCAMVAMKDVVREETKFAIDHLKKQGIRTVMLTGDSEKTARAIATESHVDEFFAECLPEEKVEQLKQLKVKYKTVAMVGDGINDAPALAIANVGIAMGGGTDVALETADIVLMKNDLPKISEAIHLSQRMNKIIKQNVIFSITVIMLLISSNFFQMLDLPYGVIGHEGSTILVILNSLRLLKS from the coding sequence ATGAGTTCCGAAGCAAAGACTCTTGCAAAGGGTATTCAGAAGACTGGCATGATAGAAAAAATGAAACCACATCTCGAATTGATCGCTGCGGGGTTAAGTGGGGTGTTGATTTTAGTTGGCTGGCTGTTTGATAAGTATGGAAGCGGCGCTGATTCTATCGTCGCCTACCTATTGGCATTTGTGATTGGCGGTTTTGCCAAAGCAAAAGAAGGCATTGAAGCCACCTATGAAAATAAAGAGCTGAACGTTGAGATGCTGATGATCTTTGCCGCAGTAGGTTCCGCTATCATCGGATACTGGACTGAGGGGGCTATTTTAATCTTCATTTTCGCTGTCAGCGGTGCCATGGAAACCTACACCATGAATAAAAGCCACAAGGAAATTTCTTCGTTAATGGAGCTGCAGCCGGAAGAGGCCTTGCTGATCACCAACGGCTATGAAAAAAAGGTGCCTGTTTCAGAGCTAATGGTCGGTGATCAGATCCTCATTAAACCAGGGGAACGTGTCCCTTCAGACGGAATGATTATCAAAGGACAAACCAATATTGATGAAGCAGCGATAACAGGTGAATCAATGCCTGTTTCTAAAGGGGAAGAAGCAGATGTATTTGCCGGAACCGTTAATATGACAGGTTCAATTTCTGTTCGGGTGACAAAGTCGAGTCAAGATACTCTTTTTCAAAAAATCATTCAGCTTGTTCAATCGGCTCAAAGCGAAAAGTCACCGTCACAGTTGTTCATTGAACGATTTGAAGGAACCTACGTTAAGGTAGTCTTGCTTGTTGTGATTTCAATGTTTTTCCTGCCACACTTTTTTCTTGGCTGGAGCTGGCAAGAATCCTTTTACAGGGCAATGATATTATTAGTGGTTGCATCCCCCTGTGCACTGGTCGCTTCCATCATGCCCGCTACGTTGTCTGCCATTTCAAATGGAGCCAAACATGGGATATTAGTAAAGGGCGGGGTGCATCTTGAAAATTTAAGTCATTTAGAGGCCATCGCTTTTGATAAAACCGGTACGCTCACAAAAGGGAAACCGGAAGTCACCGAAATAATTGTTAAGGAAGGCCTTGAAAAAGAGAAGCTCATTTGGAAAGCGGCTTCGATAGAAAGTCATTCGAACCATCCGCTGGCACAGGCCATTGTTCATTATGCGAAGAAGAATATTAAGAAAGAACTATTTCATCCTGACACCCTTGAAGATATCCCAGGTTGGGGTGTTAAAGCAGAAGTAAATGGAGAACAGTGGAAGATTGGCAAGGCAGCATTTGTGGGGAAAGAAAATGTTGATCGGTTTGCCGATGGAAAGGCTAAAGACCTTGCAAGCCTTGGCAATACGCTCGTGTTTATTGAAATAGATGGAGAGCTTTGTGCAATGGTGGCGATGAAGGATGTCGTTCGTGAGGAAACTAAGTTTGCCATTGACCATTTAAAGAAACAAGGTATTCGAACCGTCATGCTCACTGGCGATAGTGAAAAAACAGCCCGTGCTATTGCTACGGAAAGTCACGTCGATGAATTTTTCGCGGAATGCCTCCCAGAAGAAAAAGTGGAACAGCTCAAGCAACTGAAGGTAAAATATAAAACTGTTGCAATGGTTGGTGATGGTATCAATGATGCACCTGCATTAGCGATTGCGAATGTCGGGATTGCGATGGGTGGAGGGACAGATGTAGCTCTAGAAACTGCTGATATTGTTCTCATGAAAAATGATTTACCGAAGATTTCTGAAGCCATCCACCTTTCACAGCGTATGAACAAAATCATCAAACAAAATGTCATTTTCTCTATCACCGTCATCATGTTGTTGATTTCTTCAAATTTCTTTCAAATGCTCGATTTGCCCTATGGGGTCATTGGCCATGAAGGAAGTACGATTCTTGTCATTTTAAATAGCCTGCGATTATTAAAGTCATAG